One Phalacrocorax carbo chromosome 12, bPhaCar2.1, whole genome shotgun sequence genomic window carries:
- the ANXA7 gene encoding annexin A7 isoform X2 — MSYPGYPPSGGYPAFPGYPPTGQESVYPPAGQYSYPTVPGGYPPAGGGTYPAAPPSAGYPGAAGYPAPGGYPAPGGYPGAPQAGGMPPYPAAPTGPGFGMPPAGPGFGGYPQPPAQSYAGGGPAQIPGYPGGQASSPVPSPPAAMVQCTQGTIQAAPNFDAGRDAEILRKAMKGFGTDEQAIINVVANRSNDQRQKIKEAFKTMYGKDLIKDLKSELSGNVEELILALFMPSTYYDAWSLRHAMKGAGTQERVLIEILCTRTNQEIREIVNCYKSEFGRDIEQDIRGDTSGHFERLLISMCQGNRDENQTVDYQKAQEDAQRLYQAGEGKLGTDESCFNMVLASRSFPQLKATAEAYSRIANRDLLSSIDREFSGNVERGLKTILQCALNRPAFFAERLYYSMKGAGTDDSTLIRIIVTRSEIDLVQIKQMFTQMYQKTLASMIASDTSGDYRRLLLAIVGQ, encoded by the exons atgtCATACCCGGGTTATCCCCCTTCTGGTGGCTaccctgctttccctggttATCCT CCAACAGGACAAGAGTCTGTCTATCCGCCAGCTGGTCAGTACTCCTATCCCACTGTTCCTGGAGGATACCctccagcaggaggagggaccTATCCTGCAGCACCACCAAGTGCTGGGTATCCAGGGGCAGCAGGGTATCCTGCCCCGGGGGGCTACCCTGCCCCTGGGGGCTATCCTGGAGCTCCCCAGGCTGGAGGAATGCCACCTTATCCTGCAG CTCCTACAGGTCCTGGGTTTGGCATGCCTCCTGCTGGCCCTGGGTTTGGTGGCTAtccacagcctcctgcccaAAGCTATGCTGGAGGAGGACCAGCACAAATTCCAG gATATCCTGGTGGACAAGCATCGTCACCAGTGCCTAGTCCG CCTGCAGCAATGGTTCAGTGTACCCAGGGTACAATTCAAGCTGCTCCAAACTTTGATGCTGGAAGGGACGCAGAAATTCTACGCAAAGCTATGAAGGGGTTTG GAACTGATGAGCAGGCTATCATCAATGTTGTTGCTAACCGCTCCAATGATCAAAGGCAAAAAATCAAGGAAGCTTTCAAGACTATGTATGGCAAG GATTTAATTAAAGATCTGAAGTCTGAGTTAAGTGGAAATGTGGAAGAATTGATTCTAGCCCTCTTCATGCCTAGCACCTACTACGATGCCTGGAGTTTACGTCACGCAATGAAG GGCGCAGGCACTCAGGAGAGAGTGCTGATTGAGATCCTCTGCACAAGGACAAACCAGGAAATACGAGAAATAGTGAACTGCTATAAATCAGAATTTGGAAGGGACATTGAACAAGACATCAGAGGAGACACTTCAGGACACTTTGAACGATTGCTAATATCTATGTGCCAA ggTAATCGGGATGAAAATCAAACTGTGGATTATCAAAAAGCTCAAGAAGATGCTCAGCGGCTGTACCAAGCAGGTGAAGGAAAACTTGGGACTGATGAATCTTGCTTTAATATGGTTCTGGCCAGCAGAAGTTTTCCCCAACTGAAAGCAACAGCTGAGGCATACTCCAGG ATTGCTAATCGTGATTTATTAAGCAGCATTGACCGAGAATTTTCTGGAAATGTGGAACGTGGCTTGAAGACTATTT TGCAGTGTGCTTTAAATCGCCCAGCCTTTTTTGCAGAAAGACTTTACTATTCTATGAAAGGAGCTGGCACAGATGATTCTACCCTCATCAGAATTATAGTCACGCGCAGTGAG ATTGACCTTGTGCAAATTAAACAGATGTTCACACAAATGTATCAGAAGACTTTGGCTTCCATGATAGCAAGTGACACAAGTGGGGATTACAGGCGTTTGCTGCTGGCAATTGTTGGTCAATAG
- the ANXA7 gene encoding annexin A7 isoform X1, with the protein MSYPGYPPSGGYPAFPGYPPTGQESVYPPAGQYSYPTVPGGYPPAGGGTYPAAPPSAGYPGAAGYPAPGGYPAPGGYPGAPQAGGMPPYPAAPTGPGFGMPPAGPGFGGYPQPPAQSYAGGGPAQIPVGYPGGQASSPVPSPPAAMVQCTQGTIQAAPNFDAGRDAEILRKAMKGFGTDEQAIINVVANRSNDQRQKIKEAFKTMYGKDLIKDLKSELSGNVEELILALFMPSTYYDAWSLRHAMKGAGTQERVLIEILCTRTNQEIREIVNCYKSEFGRDIEQDIRGDTSGHFERLLISMCQGNRDENQTVDYQKAQEDAQRLYQAGEGKLGTDESCFNMVLASRSFPQLKATAEAYSRIANRDLLSSIDREFSGNVERGLKTILQCALNRPAFFAERLYYSMKGAGTDDSTLIRIIVTRSEIDLVQIKQMFTQMYQKTLASMIASDTSGDYRRLLLAIVGQ; encoded by the exons atgtCATACCCGGGTTATCCCCCTTCTGGTGGCTaccctgctttccctggttATCCT CCAACAGGACAAGAGTCTGTCTATCCGCCAGCTGGTCAGTACTCCTATCCCACTGTTCCTGGAGGATACCctccagcaggaggagggaccTATCCTGCAGCACCACCAAGTGCTGGGTATCCAGGGGCAGCAGGGTATCCTGCCCCGGGGGGCTACCCTGCCCCTGGGGGCTATCCTGGAGCTCCCCAGGCTGGAGGAATGCCACCTTATCCTGCAG CTCCTACAGGTCCTGGGTTTGGCATGCCTCCTGCTGGCCCTGGGTTTGGTGGCTAtccacagcctcctgcccaAAGCTATGCTGGAGGAGGACCAGCACAAATTCCAG taggATATCCTGGTGGACAAGCATCGTCACCAGTGCCTAGTCCG CCTGCAGCAATGGTTCAGTGTACCCAGGGTACAATTCAAGCTGCTCCAAACTTTGATGCTGGAAGGGACGCAGAAATTCTACGCAAAGCTATGAAGGGGTTTG GAACTGATGAGCAGGCTATCATCAATGTTGTTGCTAACCGCTCCAATGATCAAAGGCAAAAAATCAAGGAAGCTTTCAAGACTATGTATGGCAAG GATTTAATTAAAGATCTGAAGTCTGAGTTAAGTGGAAATGTGGAAGAATTGATTCTAGCCCTCTTCATGCCTAGCACCTACTACGATGCCTGGAGTTTACGTCACGCAATGAAG GGCGCAGGCACTCAGGAGAGAGTGCTGATTGAGATCCTCTGCACAAGGACAAACCAGGAAATACGAGAAATAGTGAACTGCTATAAATCAGAATTTGGAAGGGACATTGAACAAGACATCAGAGGAGACACTTCAGGACACTTTGAACGATTGCTAATATCTATGTGCCAA ggTAATCGGGATGAAAATCAAACTGTGGATTATCAAAAAGCTCAAGAAGATGCTCAGCGGCTGTACCAAGCAGGTGAAGGAAAACTTGGGACTGATGAATCTTGCTTTAATATGGTTCTGGCCAGCAGAAGTTTTCCCCAACTGAAAGCAACAGCTGAGGCATACTCCAGG ATTGCTAATCGTGATTTATTAAGCAGCATTGACCGAGAATTTTCTGGAAATGTGGAACGTGGCTTGAAGACTATTT TGCAGTGTGCTTTAAATCGCCCAGCCTTTTTTGCAGAAAGACTTTACTATTCTATGAAAGGAGCTGGCACAGATGATTCTACCCTCATCAGAATTATAGTCACGCGCAGTGAG ATTGACCTTGTGCAAATTAAACAGATGTTCACACAAATGTATCAGAAGACTTTGGCTTCCATGATAGCAAGTGACACAAGTGGGGATTACAGGCGTTTGCTGCTGGCAATTGTTGGTCAATAG